From a region of the Halolamina sp. CBA1230 genome:
- a CDS encoding acc operon protein — MTDAETGDGAEEPSAASVADRLTLPDDADDAEAAAIAAAVGAHIRDGEAAAAAAAAESEEESWQGKRWGFAGRVESTQRRTVRVRDGTPTDAWSAAGRSERL, encoded by the coding sequence ATGACCGACGCCGAGACCGGCGATGGGGCCGAGGAGCCGTCGGCAGCGAGCGTCGCCGACCGGCTCACCCTCCCCGACGACGCCGACGATGCCGAGGCTGCGGCGATCGCGGCCGCCGTCGGCGCCCACATCCGCGACGGCGAGGCAGCAGCGGCCGCGGCGGCCGCCGAGAGCGAGGAGGAGAGCTGGCAGGGGAAGCGCTGGGGGTTCGCGGGTCGCGTCGAATCGACCCAGCGCCGGACCGTCAGAGTCCGGGACGGCACCCCCACCGACGCCTGGAGCGCCGCCGGCCGGTCCGAACGGCTCTGA
- a CDS encoding acyl-CoA carboxylase subunit beta: MEDRIEELRERREKALKGGGEERIERQHEKGKMTARERIDYFLDDGTFTEFDQFRTHRNHKFGMEENQIYGDGVVTGYGEVDGRKVFVFAHDFTVFGGSLGEVFAEKVTKVMDKATQVGAPVVGLNDSAGARIQEGVDALGGYAEIFRRNQEASGVVPQISAIMGPCAGGAVYSPAMTDFTFMVKDTSHMFITGPDVVKTVTGEEVSFEELGGAVTHASTSGVAHFAEESEEDALDDIRRLLSYLPQNNVEDPPRVEPWDDPERADESLNSVVPDQPRKPYDMHDVLESVVDEGSFFEVQAEFAKNLVIGFARMDGRSVGILANQPRVNAGTLDIEASEKGARFVRTCDAFNVPVLTFVDVPGFMPGTDQEHNGIIRHGAKLLYAYCEASVPLLTVITRKAYGGAYDVMASSHVGADVNYAWPTAEIAVMGPEGAVDILYSDELDEADDVEARREELIEEYREEFANPYTAADRGYIDDVIEPPETRERLISDLEMLQGKREQTPQKKHGNIPI, from the coding sequence ATGGAGGACCGCATCGAGGAACTCCGCGAACGCCGCGAAAAAGCCCTCAAGGGCGGCGGCGAGGAGCGAATCGAACGCCAGCACGAGAAGGGGAAGATGACCGCTCGCGAGCGGATCGACTACTTCCTCGACGACGGCACGTTCACGGAGTTCGACCAGTTCCGAACCCACCGCAACCACAAGTTCGGGATGGAGGAGAACCAGATCTACGGCGACGGCGTCGTCACGGGGTACGGCGAGGTCGACGGCCGCAAGGTGTTCGTGTTCGCCCACGACTTCACCGTGTTCGGCGGCTCGCTCGGTGAGGTGTTCGCCGAGAAAGTCACGAAGGTGATGGACAAAGCCACGCAGGTCGGCGCGCCCGTCGTCGGGCTCAACGACTCCGCCGGCGCCCGGATCCAGGAGGGCGTCGACGCGCTCGGCGGCTACGCCGAGATCTTCCGGCGCAATCAGGAAGCCTCCGGCGTCGTCCCGCAGATCTCCGCGATCATGGGCCCCTGCGCCGGCGGCGCGGTGTACTCCCCCGCGATGACCGACTTCACGTTCATGGTGAAAGACACCAGCCACATGTTCATCACCGGTCCCGACGTGGTGAAGACGGTCACCGGCGAGGAGGTCAGCTTCGAGGAGCTCGGCGGCGCGGTCACCCACGCCTCCACCTCCGGCGTCGCCCACTTCGCCGAGGAGAGCGAGGAGGACGCGCTCGACGACATCCGGCGGCTGCTCTCCTACCTCCCGCAGAACAACGTCGAGGACCCCCCGCGCGTCGAGCCGTGGGACGACCCCGAGCGCGCCGACGAGTCGCTGAACTCGGTCGTCCCGGACCAGCCGCGCAAGCCGTACGACATGCACGACGTGCTCGAGTCGGTCGTCGACGAGGGCTCGTTCTTCGAGGTGCAGGCGGAGTTCGCGAAGAACCTCGTGATCGGGTTCGCCCGGATGGACGGCCGCTCCGTGGGCATCCTCGCGAACCAGCCTCGAGTCAACGCCGGCACGCTGGACATCGAAGCCAGCGAGAAGGGCGCGCGGTTCGTCCGCACCTGCGACGCGTTTAACGTCCCCGTCCTGACGTTCGTCGACGTGCCCGGCTTCATGCCCGGCACGGATCAGGAGCACAACGGGATCATCCGCCACGGCGCGAAACTGTTGTACGCCTACTGTGAGGCGTCGGTCCCGCTCCTCACCGTCATCACCCGGAAGGCCTACGGCGGCGCGTACGACGTGATGGCCTCCAGCCACGTCGGCGCCGACGTGAACTACGCCTGGCCCACCGCCGAGATCGCGGTGATGGGGCCGGAGGGTGCGGTCGACATCCTCTACAGCGACGAACTCGACGAAGCCGACGACGTCGAGGCCCGCCGCGAGGAGCTGATCGAGGAGTACCGCGAGGAGTTCGCCAACCCCTACACGGCGGCCGACCGCGGCTACATCGACGACGTGATCGAGCCGCCGGAGACCCGCGAGCGGCTGATCTCCGACCTGGAGATGCTGCAGGGGAAGCGCGAGCAAACGCCCCAGAAGAAACACGGCAACATCCCGATATGA
- a CDS encoding HD domain-containing protein codes for MTTIKDSVHDHIEVEGVAADLLDTPAVQRLRHIKQLGTVQLAYPSANHTRFEHSLGVYHLAEQALDHLDVDGVDADRIRAAAMLHDVGHGPFSHNIEALTHRETGKYHDDVDELLAEGQVGETLRENGLDPSRVAGLVAGEGKFGQLVSGELDVDRMDYLVRDAHHTGVPYGTIDPGRLVRALRFVDGELVLAPGNVQSAESLLVARALMNPTVYSHHVARISKAMLRQASERLLKSDPDLSAAELRRMDDHGLLVALRLCDETSEFARRYAERDLYKRAVWAELGGVPDWLLAASHEETRELEDEIADACDLDSREVILDVPDEPSMRESTSRVMVGDEIRQLGRQSPLVKALRTAQYQQWRLGVYTVPEATERVGHEAVERLDLDVEGALVSERRGRPSTLDEFAEAE; via the coding sequence ATGACCACGATCAAGGACTCCGTCCACGACCACATCGAGGTGGAGGGGGTCGCCGCCGACTTGCTCGATACGCCCGCGGTCCAGCGGCTCCGCCACATCAAGCAGTTGGGGACGGTGCAGTTGGCGTACCCTTCGGCGAACCACACGCGGTTCGAGCACTCCCTCGGCGTCTACCACCTCGCCGAGCAGGCGCTCGACCACCTGGACGTCGACGGCGTCGACGCCGATCGCATCCGCGCGGCGGCGATGCTGCACGACGTCGGCCACGGCCCGTTCTCGCACAACATCGAGGCGCTGACCCACCGCGAGACGGGGAAGTACCACGACGACGTGGACGAACTGCTCGCCGAGGGGCAGGTCGGGGAGACGCTCCGGGAGAACGGGCTCGACCCGTCCAGAGTGGCGGGGCTCGTCGCCGGCGAGGGGAAGTTCGGCCAGCTCGTCTCCGGGGAGCTGGACGTGGACCGGATGGACTACCTCGTCCGGGACGCCCACCACACCGGCGTTCCGTACGGCACGATCGACCCCGGACGGCTGGTGCGGGCGCTGCGGTTCGTCGACGGCGAACTCGTGCTCGCACCGGGGAACGTCCAGAGCGCCGAGTCGCTGCTGGTCGCACGGGCGCTGATGAACCCCACCGTCTACTCCCACCACGTCGCCCGGATCAGCAAGGCGATGCTGCGACAGGCCTCGGAGCGACTGCTCAAGAGCGACCCCGATCTGAGCGCCGCGGAGCTCCGCCGGATGGACGACCACGGGCTGCTGGTCGCGCTTCGACTCTGTGACGAGACCAGCGAGTTCGCGCGACGCTACGCCGAACGCGACCTGTACAAGCGTGCAGTGTGGGCGGAGCTGGGCGGCGTGCCCGACTGGCTGCTGGCGGCGAGCCACGAGGAGACACGGGAACTGGAGGACGAGATCGCCGACGCCTGCGACCTCGACTCCCGGGAGGTGATCCTCGACGTGCCCGACGAGCCGTCGATGCGGGAGTCCACCAGCCGGGTGATGGTGGGCGACGAGATCCGCCAGCTCGGCCGGCAGTCGCCGCTGGTGAAGGCACTTCGGACCGCGCAGTACCAGCAGTGGCGGCTGGGCGTGTACACGGTTCCCGAAGCGACCGAACGCGTCGGCCACGAGGCGGTCGAGCGACTGGACCTGGACGTCGAGGGCGCGCTCGTGAGCGAACGCCGCGGTCGGCCGTCGACGCTGGACGAGTTCGCCGAGGCGGAGTAG
- a CDS encoding MoxR family ATPase has protein sequence MTDDARSDGGDAAVGTGGDAGQPTLDPLSVDAAADLIHEIVDNVERVIVGKRDAIEHILVATVARGHVLLEDVPGTGKTMLARSVATSVDASFRRVQFTPDLLPSDVTGVNVFNQKTQEFEFQSGPVFANVVLADEINRAPPKTQSALLEAMEERQVTVDGDTRALPEPFVVIATQNDVETGRTYELPMAEIDRFAKKLRLGYPDDDQEAEIIGRTAGHHPIEELDPVTDGERLQRARETASQVTLREPVRNYISRLAEHTRNNAQLGVSPRGSIALARTSQVRALLDGRDYVTPDDVQAEARTVFAHRIRPRTGSESGEDVVASALETVPVE, from the coding sequence ATGACCGACGACGCCCGGTCCGACGGCGGTGACGCCGCCGTCGGGACGGGTGGTGACGCCGGCCAGCCGACGCTCGACCCGCTGTCGGTCGACGCGGCCGCGGACCTGATCCACGAGATCGTCGACAACGTCGAGCGCGTCATCGTCGGCAAGCGCGACGCGATCGAACACATCCTCGTCGCCACGGTGGCCCGTGGCCACGTCCTGCTTGAGGACGTCCCCGGCACCGGAAAGACGATGCTCGCGCGCTCGGTCGCCACCTCCGTCGACGCCTCGTTCCGCCGCGTGCAGTTCACGCCCGACCTGCTGCCCTCCGACGTGACCGGCGTGAACGTGTTCAACCAGAAGACCCAGGAGTTCGAGTTCCAGTCCGGCCCGGTGTTCGCGAACGTCGTGCTGGCCGACGAGATCAACCGCGCGCCGCCGAAGACCCAGAGCGCGCTGCTCGAGGCGATGGAGGAGCGACAGGTGACCGTCGACGGCGACACGCGGGCCCTGCCCGAGCCGTTCGTCGTGATCGCGACCCAGAACGACGTCGAGACCGGCCGCACGTACGAGCTCCCGATGGCCGAGATCGACCGCTTCGCCAAGAAGCTCCGGCTGGGCTACCCCGACGACGACCAGGAGGCGGAGATCATCGGCCGCACCGCCGGCCACCACCCGATCGAGGAGCTCGACCCCGTGACCGACGGGGAACGGCTCCAGCGCGCCCGCGAGACTGCAAGTCAGGTGACGCTGCGAGAGCCGGTTCGGAACTACATCAGCCGGCTGGCCGAGCACACCCGGAACAACGCCCAGCTGGGTGTGAGCCCCCGCGGAAGCATCGCGCTCGCCCGCACCTCGCAGGTCCGCGCGCTGCTCGACGGGCGGGACTACGTCACCCCCGACGACGTACAGGCAGAGGCACGAACGGTGTTCGCCCACCGGATCCGGCCACGAACCGGTAGCGAGAGCGGCGAGGACGTCGTCGCCTCGGCGCTCGAAACCGTCCCCGTCGAGTGA
- a CDS encoding DUF58 domain-containing protein, translated as MLTRRGRAVAGIAGVAVLLAAAFGARSLNAVVAPAAVALAAGYLQVRYVPDVALDRTPPGNAHVGETRTVELSFRRRDGESIARPFLADVTERVGAGLRPAERDDGTVREHVDGDAELTVETTVGAAPIRYELQYRERGEHSLGPVTVVATDAFGLHARETELRGTETTLVFPRVRRLGAVGRRSLGRLQEYSRTDRRGEFEELREYVPGDPLRDIHWKTTAKRDELVVTEFAAETDVESVTVAAGANADGADAMAEATASVVLSLVGDGVPVELSLPRGELRVGPEYGGQAAMLRTLAVIESGPIADPDADVVIKGHANDATVDVRGRRHEFSAMVDDRTAADTAPATEVEA; from the coding sequence ATGCTCACGCGCCGAGGCCGCGCCGTCGCCGGCATCGCTGGGGTGGCAGTGCTGCTCGCGGCGGCGTTCGGCGCCCGCTCGCTCAACGCGGTCGTCGCCCCCGCAGCCGTCGCGCTGGCCGCCGGCTACCTTCAGGTCCGCTACGTTCCCGACGTCGCGCTCGACCGCACGCCGCCGGGGAACGCCCACGTCGGGGAGACCCGGACGGTCGAGCTCTCCTTCCGCCGGCGCGACGGCGAGTCGATCGCCCGCCCGTTCCTCGCCGACGTGACCGAGCGCGTGGGTGCGGGGCTCCGGCCGGCCGAACGCGACGACGGCACCGTCCGCGAGCACGTCGACGGCGACGCCGAACTCACCGTCGAGACGACGGTCGGCGCGGCGCCGATCCGCTACGAGCTCCAGTACCGGGAACGGGGCGAGCACAGCCTCGGCCCGGTGACGGTCGTCGCGACCGACGCGTTCGGCCTCCACGCACGGGAGACCGAGCTTCGGGGAACGGAGACGACCCTCGTGTTCCCGCGGGTCCGACGGCTCGGCGCCGTCGGCCGGCGCTCGCTGGGACGGCTCCAGGAGTACAGTCGCACCGACCGCCGCGGGGAGTTCGAGGAGCTCCGGGAGTACGTCCCCGGCGACCCGCTGCGGGACATCCACTGGAAGACGACGGCCAAACGGGACGAGCTGGTCGTCACGGAGTTCGCCGCCGAGACCGACGTGGAGTCGGTCACGGTCGCCGCCGGCGCCAACGCCGACGGGGCGGATGCGATGGCCGAGGCGACCGCGAGCGTGGTGCTCTCGTTGGTCGGCGACGGCGTCCCCGTCGAACTCTCGCTCCCGCGGGGGGAGCTCCGGGTCGGCCCCGAGTACGGCGGGCAGGCGGCGATGCTTCGCACGCTCGCGGTGATCGAGTCCGGGCCGATAGCCGACCCCGACGCCGACGTGGTGATCAAGGGCCACGCGAACGACGCGACCGTCGACGTGCGCGGCCGGCGACACGAGTTCTCGGCGATGGTCGACGACCGGACAGCGGCTGACACAGCCCCGGCGACGGAGGTGGAGGCGTGA
- a CDS encoding MOSC domain-containing protein: MTGTVERIHVASEAGAQPEPRDSVEAVVGKGLTGDRYFENEGTFSTDDEDRTRDLTLIEAEAIEQAEADYDVEFEPGIHRRNLTVRGVGLNRLLGEQFRVGDAVVEGTELCEPCTYLERKLEEKGIQEALVHRGGLRCEIVEGGEITVGDDVTTA; encoded by the coding sequence ATGACTGGAACGGTCGAACGCATCCACGTCGCCAGCGAGGCGGGCGCCCAACCCGAACCGCGGGACTCGGTCGAGGCGGTCGTGGGCAAGGGGCTGACCGGCGACCGCTACTTCGAGAACGAGGGGACGTTCTCCACCGACGACGAGGATCGCACGCGGGACCTGACGCTGATCGAGGCCGAAGCGATCGAACAGGCCGAAGCCGACTACGACGTCGAGTTCGAGCCGGGGATCCACCGCCGAAACCTCACCGTCCGCGGCGTCGGGCTGAACCGCCTGCTCGGCGAGCAGTTCCGGGTGGGCGACGCCGTCGTGGAGGGGACGGAGCTCTGTGAGCCCTGCACGTACCTCGAACGGAAACTCGAGGAGAAAGGCATCCAGGAGGCGCTGGTCCACCGCGGCGGCCTGCGGTGTGAGATCGTCGAGGGCGGCGAGATCACGGTCGGCGACGACGTGACGACCGCGTAG
- a CDS encoding threonine synthase, whose product METTDAFVGLDCIDCGERFDAGTATHRCPDCGGILDPAYDYDAVDVSRETFERERFDSLWRYDALLPFPRESAVTIGEGATPLVDCPTLAEAMGVGEVYIKDEGHNPTGTFKDRGQTGAVTAAAQHGAETIALNTAGNAGQAAAAYAANAGMDAHVWMAERAGYTQKAMVEVHGGELHVVEGEITDAGAGYAERMEQEDWYSTKTFVTPYRHETKKTMLYETVEQLDWEVPDAVVYPTGGGVGLIGMHKGATEFRDLGLTDELPGMYAAQAAGCAPVVEAWEQGKSIHEAWGDENITTALNGIAVPDPGASPMILDALEESGGGAVAASDEAILDAAIQIAQTEGVEMGATCAAAAAGAFGLAEQGELGADDTVVLLNTGAGNKDVDTLRSHLGEREFADE is encoded by the coding sequence ATGGAGACCACGGACGCGTTCGTCGGCCTCGACTGTATCGACTGCGGGGAGCGGTTCGACGCCGGGACGGCGACCCACCGCTGCCCGGACTGTGGCGGGATCCTCGATCCCGCGTACGACTACGACGCCGTCGACGTGAGCCGGGAGACGTTCGAGCGCGAGCGCTTCGACTCGCTGTGGCGCTACGACGCGCTGCTGCCGTTCCCGCGGGAATCGGCGGTCACCATCGGTGAAGGTGCGACGCCGCTGGTCGACTGTCCGACGCTCGCGGAGGCGATGGGCGTCGGCGAGGTGTACATCAAAGACGAGGGGCACAACCCGACGGGGACGTTCAAGGACCGCGGGCAGACCGGCGCGGTGACCGCCGCCGCACAGCACGGCGCGGAGACGATCGCGCTCAACACCGCCGGCAACGCCGGGCAGGCTGCGGCCGCTTACGCCGCCAACGCGGGGATGGACGCCCACGTCTGGATGGCCGAGCGCGCGGGGTACACTCAGAAGGCGATGGTCGAGGTCCACGGCGGCGAGCTCCACGTCGTCGAGGGGGAGATCACCGACGCCGGCGCGGGCTACGCCGAGCGGATGGAGCAGGAGGACTGGTACTCCACGAAGACGTTCGTCACGCCGTACCGCCACGAGACGAAGAAGACGATGCTGTACGAGACGGTCGAACAGCTCGACTGGGAGGTGCCGGACGCGGTCGTCTACCCCACCGGCGGCGGCGTCGGCCTCATCGGGATGCACAAGGGGGCGACGGAGTTCCGCGACCTCGGCCTCACCGACGAGCTACCGGGGATGTACGCCGCCCAGGCCGCCGGCTGTGCGCCGGTCGTCGAGGCGTGGGAGCAGGGGAAGTCGATCCACGAGGCGTGGGGCGACGAGAACATCACGACCGCGCTCAACGGGATCGCCGTCCCCGACCCGGGCGCCAGCCCGATGATCCTCGACGCCCTGGAGGAGAGCGGCGGCGGCGCGGTCGCCGCCAGCGACGAAGCGATCCTCGACGCCGCGATCCAGATCGCACAGACCGAGGGCGTGGAGATGGGCGCGACCTGCGCCGCCGCGGCTGCGGGGGCGTTCGGTCTGGCCGAACAGGGCGAACTCGGCGCCGACGACACGGTCGTGCTGCTGAACACCGGCGCGGGCAACAAGGACGTGGACACGCTGCGCAGTCACTTGGGTGAGCGGGAGTTCGCGGACGAGTAG
- a CDS encoding DUF3488 and DUF4129 domain-containing transglutaminase family protein, producing the protein MSDSEWSLRDAIVTPGMLGIALLTASYLRVLVHVTDVVGGTGALYLEVGVVLAVGAVLAARVDARTALLGTGAVLVGGMSLYYFSIPASQRALIDVGAVFTDLAALLSGLSVFRLVQAEIWALAMVPAPLLGSWLLALRGEYPLSAAVGGSALGMFVLTGDAGFLTTLTGVVGAAIAVGFGELTPRRAIAAHWDTVVLVVTVMIVLSSTVSLVPGGAGGPVLGGAAAPTVEGNVVDNADTVGIVGAIRLSPEVRFTVESERQAYWRVGSYDRYTGGSWVRSGETRSYDGELDPPPGPSIEVEQTVTAETTLNSMPAAWKPVSVEGNVQRATQVTSEDGLRAAAPIADGESYTVVSQRPGYTVDDLREAGTDYPDAVEQRYLALPESTPDRVGERAATVADRANASTPYATALAVEQYLERSKEYSLNVERPRGSVADAFLFEMEAGYCTYYATTMAVMLRTQGIPARMATGYTPGERVAEDEWVVRGLNAHAWVEVYFPDVGWVRFDPTPGAAREAAAEQRIEQAREAGESGVDTNRTGEGEWTPTPTETATDATANETVDAVTVTANLEDALRPGRDAPNGTVGNFTGGADGERSDDPTLPTPEEVGYGLVLLIGGVAAGRRFGLDDRLYRFVWLRYQPRDAPVADVERAYDRIETLLGVRYRPRRPGETVDDYLDRVGVTDTRVHRVAALYERARYGGDATESDADEAVETADTLVAERTPVLGRFRRSR; encoded by the coding sequence GTGAGCGACTCGGAGTGGTCGCTCCGGGACGCGATCGTCACCCCTGGGATGCTCGGGATCGCGCTGCTCACGGCGTCGTACCTGCGGGTGCTGGTCCACGTCACCGACGTGGTCGGCGGAACGGGAGCGCTGTACCTCGAGGTCGGCGTCGTGCTCGCCGTCGGCGCGGTGCTCGCCGCCCGGGTCGACGCCCGGACGGCGCTGCTGGGCACGGGAGCGGTGCTGGTCGGCGGGATGTCGCTGTACTACTTCTCGATCCCCGCGAGCCAGCGGGCGCTGATCGACGTCGGCGCCGTGTTCACGGATCTCGCGGCGCTGCTCAGCGGGCTCTCGGTGTTCAGGCTGGTTCAGGCCGAGATCTGGGCGCTCGCGATGGTGCCCGCGCCGCTGCTGGGCTCGTGGCTGCTCGCGCTCCGCGGGGAGTACCCGCTGAGCGCCGCTGTCGGCGGGAGCGCGCTCGGCATGTTCGTGCTCACGGGCGACGCCGGCTTCCTCACCACGCTCACGGGCGTCGTCGGCGCGGCGATCGCAGTGGGGTTCGGCGAGCTCACGCCCCGGCGGGCGATCGCGGCCCACTGGGACACGGTGGTGCTGGTCGTCACGGTCATGATCGTGCTCTCCTCGACGGTGTCGTTGGTCCCCGGCGGCGCCGGCGGTCCCGTCCTCGGCGGCGCCGCGGCGCCGACGGTCGAGGGGAACGTCGTCGACAACGCCGACACCGTCGGTATCGTGGGCGCGATCCGGCTCTCGCCCGAGGTGCGCTTCACGGTCGAGTCCGAACGCCAGGCGTACTGGCGGGTCGGCTCCTACGACCGCTACACCGGCGGCTCGTGGGTCCGCAGCGGCGAGACGCGTAGCTACGACGGCGAGCTCGACCCGCCGCCGGGGCCGAGCATCGAAGTCGAGCAGACGGTCACCGCCGAGACGACGCTGAACTCCATGCCCGCGGCCTGGAAACCCGTCTCCGTCGAGGGGAACGTCCAGCGCGCGACACAGGTCACGTCCGAGGACGGCCTCCGCGCCGCGGCGCCCATCGCCGATGGCGAGTCCTACACCGTCGTCAGCCAGCGCCCGGGGTACACCGTCGACGACCTCCGGGAAGCGGGCACCGACTACCCCGACGCGGTCGAGCAGCGCTACCTCGCGTTGCCCGAGAGCACGCCCGACCGCGTTGGCGAGCGTGCGGCGACGGTCGCGGACCGCGCGAACGCGTCGACCCCCTACGCGACCGCACTCGCCGTCGAGCAGTACCTCGAGCGTAGCAAGGAGTACTCGCTGAACGTCGAGCGGCCGCGGGGCAGCGTCGCCGACGCGTTCCTGTTCGAGATGGAGGCCGGCTACTGCACCTACTACGCGACGACGATGGCGGTGATGCTCCGCACCCAGGGGATCCCGGCCCGGATGGCGACGGGGTACACTCCCGGCGAGCGCGTCGCGGAGGACGAGTGGGTCGTCCGCGGCCTCAACGCCCACGCGTGGGTCGAGGTGTACTTCCCCGACGTCGGCTGGGTCCGGTTCGACCCGACGCCGGGTGCGGCCCGCGAGGCGGCCGCCGAGCAGCGGATCGAGCAGGCCCGCGAGGCCGGCGAGTCGGGCGTCGACACGAACCGCACCGGCGAGGGGGAGTGGACGCCGACCCCGACCGAGACGGCCACCGACGCGACGGCGAACGAGACGGTCGACGCGGTGACGGTGACGGCTAACCTCGAGGACGCCCTCCGACCCGGACGGGACGCGCCGAACGGGACCGTCGGGAACTTCACCGGCGGGGCCGACGGGGAGCGTTCGGACGACCCGACGCTGCCCACGCCCGAGGAGGTCGGGTACGGGCTCGTGCTCCTGATCGGCGGGGTGGCAGCCGGCCGGCGGTTCGGGCTCGACGACCGGCTGTACCGGTTCGTCTGGCTGCGCTACCAGCCACGCGACGCGCCCGTCGCCGACGTCGAGCGGGCGTACGACCGGATCGAGACGCTGCTCGGCGTCCGGTATCGACCGCGCCGGCCGGGCGAGACCGTCGACGACTACCTCGACCGGGTCGGCGTGACCGACACGCGGGTCCACCGCGTCGCGGCGCTGTACGAGCGGGCCCGGTACGGCGGCGACGCGACAGAATCCGACGCAGACGAGGCCGTCGAGACGGCCGACACGCTCGTCGCGGAGCGCACGCCGGTGCTGGGCCGGTTCCGCCGGTCGCGCTGA